From Drosophila yakuba strain Tai18E2 chromosome 2L, Prin_Dyak_Tai18E2_2.1, whole genome shotgun sequence, one genomic window encodes:
- the LOC6527394 gene encoding protein bunched, class 2/F/G isoform isoform X3 gives MAENQSAASEDSGHQQQQQHQQQQQHQQHQQTLATTSVTAASTTSVLANQSPTNSQASSPENSQEALPLLRRQQSAAAATVAAAAAATVAATSSNTSQQQQHRNSISNMFDRTVNAKFKPASSNAGPGNNPGRRNSMLTPSRGVSIGGAGGNIRKLTKVSSLTSNHHFAVCYPPSNIYQNSNNAGSNSALQRTTSESLRLNSLSRVAAAATPNTVSRASSNSSLATSTSTSLAPKSSSSSGASNSTSQQQQQQPVSSNNSSGSSNNSFTKASSPNNNGARSVGGAAAAAATGTGTGTATAAGSHHHQPHHHHHHHHHHHQHHNHQQQQQQTSLSQGHASLTVAGGSAAAGGGVGGSGSSSGTAAGGTNRKPKTTSSFEITSVTVGHPKLNAAGDTGDESADDLDESHTDDNSRITDLENETPSMSEDTFSKEEVYYANNALSTNAPVIPTSSQYGLVVVDPIAPSLGQTIQNVQVNVSDNIINVVSGAVTPGGTKKKDDIKETQHRSERFKVVKIESTEPFKRGRWMCMDYLDHSSVGNGGNNNEKTGSSTSEAHAATTDGAAGVAVGSEAPPTAHKTTQSMILPPTQKLNENHLEANSTDANWNYAEQQQQQQQQTIVGNALTKTLPVALRNVSRSSSVTPSPNASVEFLSPNLLAQQQQLFDSVNANAASSPNPAGDPNNMDYARTAAMQLHQTLQQLKQREDAMDVPPGGYANYQNGGDSAGGAASNNNSAGAAAGESQLSTSYVEQQQPLSPAPLTPQAAPTFAAVAAGQSPNFQLEPQQQQQQQQQQATSQIDGIVPQPFNPQQQQQQQQTPQQSTAQQAATTATSAVAAPPPQQTSNTSNAAVTTGQGQTMPLLSHMTSYEQQQPNLGAAAAAAATGGTAATSVAAPQAIPTLQLQSAPSTIADPQQLMVPQQQQQEEQQPTQQQQQQQQQQPLPPANIASASANNSNLNLTNTNVVANAEATTNALTLTDEQATATASVAAAVATGAAAATQQQIQQLQQQPNAESETESASGIETKFPSVEIGNTSMYLNIFNAKSTYH, from the exons ATGGCCGAGAATCAAAGTGCGGCCAGCGAAGATTCCGgtcaccaacagcaacagcaacatcagcagcaacagcaacaccagcaacatcagcaaacACTAGCCACCACATCAGTCACGGCCGCATCAACCACATCGGTCCTAGCTAACCAATCGCCCACTAACTCGCAGGCCTCATCCCCTGAAAATTCCCAGGAAGCACTGCCCTTGCTGCGACGCCAGCAATCAGCCGCAGCAGCCACAGtagcagccgccgccgccgcaaCAGTTGCAGCCACAAGTAGCAACacatcgcagcagcagcagcatcgcaacagcatcagcaacatgTTCGATCGCACGGTGAATGCCAAGTTCAAGCCGGCGTCCTCAAATGCCGGACCAGGAAATAATCCGGGACGCCGGAACTCAATGCTGACACCATCCCGAGGAGTCAGTATCGGTGGCGCTGGCGGAAATATCCGTAAGCTGACCAAGGTCAGCTCGCTGACCAGCAACCATCACTTTGCTGTGTGCTATCCACCCAGCAACATCTATCAGAACAGCAACAATGCCGGCAGCAATTCGGCTTTGCAGCGCACCACCAGCGAAAGTTTGCGCCTGAACTCGCTGAGTCGCGTGGCAGCTGCCGCGACACCCAACACGGTGTCCAGAGCCAGTAGTAACTCCAGCCTGGCCACATCCACCTCCACATCGCTGGCACCCAagtccagcagcagcagtggtgCCAGCAACTCGAcatcgcagcagcaacagcagcagccagtgAGCAgtaacaacagcagcggcagcagcaacaacagcttCACCAAGGCCAGTTCGCCCAACAATAATGGAGCACGTTCGGTGGgcggagcagctgcagcagctgcaactggcACAGGCACTGGCACTGCCACTGCAGCAGGCAGTCATCACCATCAGCCacatcaccaccatcatcatcatcatcaccaccatcagcatcacaaccaccagcagcagcagcaacagactAGCCTCAGCCAAGGACACGCCTCGTTAACCGTCGCCGGTGGATCAGCTGCagctggtggtggtgttggtggtaGTGGCAGCTCCTCGGGGACCGCCGCTGGTGGCACCAATCGCAAACCAAAGACGACTTCCTCATTCGAGATCACCTCGGTGACGGTGGGCCATCCAAAGCTGAATGCTGCCGGCGATACTGGGGACGAGTCGGCCGACGATCTGGACGAATCTCACACGGATGACAATAGTCGGATAACGGACCTGGAGAACGAGACGCCCTCCATGTCGGAAGACACGTTCTCCAAGGAGGAGGTGTACTATGCCAACAATGCCCTCAGCACCAATGCGCCGGTGATACCGACTAGCTCGCAATACGGCCTCGTCGTGGTGGATCCCATCGCCCCATCGTTGGGACAGACGATCCAGAACGTTCAGGTCAACGTGTCGGATAACATTATCAATGTGGTGAGCGGTGCCGTCACACCGGGCGGCACAAAGAAGAAGGACGACATTAAGGAGACGCAGCACCGCAGCGAGCGGTTCAAGGTGGTCAAAATTGAGTCCACGGAGCCGTTTAAGCGCGGCCGCTGGATGTGCATGGATTACCTGGATCACTCGAGTGTGGGTAATGGCGGTAATAACAACGAAAAGACTGGCTCTTCTACTTCCGAGGCGCACGCAGCCACAACGGATGGTGCAGCAGGTGTTGCCGTTGGGTCTGAGGCTCCGCCAACGGCCCACAAGACCACACAGAGTATGATTCTGCCACCCACCCAGAAGCTGAACGAGAACCATTTGGAGGCCAACTCGACCGATGCCAACTGGAACTATGccgagcaacagcagcagcagcagcaacaaacaatAGTTGGCAATGCCCTGACCAAGACATTGCCCGTGGCTCTTCGCAACG TGAGTCGCAGTTCCTCGGTAACCCCAAGTCCTAATGCCTCCGTCGAG TTCTTGTCTCCCAATTTGCtcgcccagcagcaacagctctTCGACAGCGTCAATGCCAATGCTGCCAGTTCACCAAATCCCGCCGGTGACCCCAACAACATGGACTATGCGCGAACGGCGGCGATGCAGCTGCATCAAACGTTGCAGCAGCTCAAGCAGCGCGAAGACGCCATGGACGTGCCGCCAGGTGGTTATGCCAACTACCAAAACGGTGGAGATTCTGCTGGTGGGGcggccagcaacaacaacagcgccGGAGCGGCAGCTGGAGAGTCACAGCTGAGCACCAGCTAtgttgagcagcagcagccattaTCCCCTGCGCCACTAACGCCCCAGGCCGCGCCCACATTCGCGGCTGTTGCTGCCGGGCAGTCGCCCAACTTCCAATTggagccacaacaacaacaacagcagcagcagcagcaagctaCATCGCAGATAGATGGAATAGTCCCACAGCCATTTAacccacaacagcaacagcagcagcaacagaccCCACAGCAATCAACAGCTcagcaagcagcaacaactgcaacatcTGCAGTggctgcaccaccaccacaacagACTTCAAACACTTCCAATGCAGCGGTAACCACTGGCCAGGGTCAGACAATGCCGCTGTTATCACACATGACCAGctacgagcagcagcagcctaatctgggagcagcagcagcagcagcagcaacaggaggCACAGCGGCAACATCGGTGGCTGCACCGCAAGCGATTCCCACGCTGCAATTGCAGAGTGCTCCCTCAACGATTGCCGATCCGCAGCAATTGATGgtgccacagcaacagcagcaggaggagcaacagccaacacagcaacagcagcagcagcagcaacaacaaccgctTCCGCCAGCAAATATCGCGAGTGCTAGTGCCAATAATAGTAATCTAAACCTAACGAATACGAATGTTGTGGCCAACGCCgaggcaacaacaaacgcGCTGACCTTGACCGATGAACAGGCGACCGCGACCGCgtcagttgcagctgcagttgcgaccggcgcagcagcagcaacgcagCAGCAAATCCAACAGCTACAACAGCAACCAAATGCAGAGTCCGAGACTGAAAG TG CATCTGGAATAGAAACTAAATTCCCTTCCGTTGAAATTGGCAATACGagtatgtatttaaatatctttaatGCCAAATCTACATACCATTGA
- the LOC6527394 gene encoding protein bunched, class 2/F/G isoform isoform X5 codes for MAENQSAASEDSGHQQQQQHQQQQQHQQHQQTLATTSVTAASTTSVLANQSPTNSQASSPENSQEALPLLRRQQSAAAATVAAAAAATVAATSSNTSQQQQHRNSISNMFDRTVNAKFKPASSNAGPGNNPGRRNSMLTPSRGVSIGGAGGNIRKLTKVSSLTSNHHFAVCYPPSNIYQNSNNAGSNSALQRTTSESLRLNSLSRVAAAATPNTVSRASSNSSLATSTSTSLAPKSSSSSGASNSTSQQQQQQPVSSNNSSGSSNNSFTKASSPNNNGARSVGGAAAAAATGTGTGTATAAGSHHHQPHHHHHHHHHHHQHHNHQQQQQQTSLSQGHASLTVAGGSAAAGGGVGGSGSSSGTAAGGTNRKPKTTSSFEITSVTVGHPKLNAAGDTGDESADDLDESHTDDNSRITDLENETPSMSEDTFSKEEVYYANNALSTNAPVIPTSSQYGLVVVDPIAPSLGQTIQNVQVNVSDNIINVVSGAVTPGGTKKKDDIKETQHRSERFKVVKIESTEPFKRGRWMCMDYLDHSSVGNGGNNNEKTGSSTSEAHAATTDGAAGVAVGSEAPPTAHKTTQSMILPPTQKLNENHLEANSTDANWNYAEQQQQQQQQTIVGNALTKTLPVALRNVSRSSSVTPSPNASVEFLSPNLLAQQQQLFDSVNANAASSPNPAGDPNNMDYARTAAMQLHQTLQQLKQREDAMDVPPGGYANYQNGGDSAGGAASNNNSAGAAAGESQLSTSYVEQQQPLSPAPLTPQAAPTFAAVAAGQSPNFQLEPQQQQQQQQQQATSQIDGIVPQPFNPQQQQQQQQTPQQSTAQQAATTATSAVAAPPPQQTSNTSNAAVTTGQGQTMPLLSHMTSYEQQQPNLGAAAAAAATGGTAATSVAAPQAIPTLQLQSAPSTIADPQQLMVPQQQQQEEQQPTQQQQQQQQQQPLPPANIASASANNSNLNLTNTNVVANAEATTNALTLTDEQATATASVAAAVATGAAAATQQQIQQLQQQPNAESETER; via the exons ATGGCCGAGAATCAAAGTGCGGCCAGCGAAGATTCCGgtcaccaacagcaacagcaacatcagcagcaacagcaacaccagcaacatcagcaaacACTAGCCACCACATCAGTCACGGCCGCATCAACCACATCGGTCCTAGCTAACCAATCGCCCACTAACTCGCAGGCCTCATCCCCTGAAAATTCCCAGGAAGCACTGCCCTTGCTGCGACGCCAGCAATCAGCCGCAGCAGCCACAGtagcagccgccgccgccgcaaCAGTTGCAGCCACAAGTAGCAACacatcgcagcagcagcagcatcgcaacagcatcagcaacatgTTCGATCGCACGGTGAATGCCAAGTTCAAGCCGGCGTCCTCAAATGCCGGACCAGGAAATAATCCGGGACGCCGGAACTCAATGCTGACACCATCCCGAGGAGTCAGTATCGGTGGCGCTGGCGGAAATATCCGTAAGCTGACCAAGGTCAGCTCGCTGACCAGCAACCATCACTTTGCTGTGTGCTATCCACCCAGCAACATCTATCAGAACAGCAACAATGCCGGCAGCAATTCGGCTTTGCAGCGCACCACCAGCGAAAGTTTGCGCCTGAACTCGCTGAGTCGCGTGGCAGCTGCCGCGACACCCAACACGGTGTCCAGAGCCAGTAGTAACTCCAGCCTGGCCACATCCACCTCCACATCGCTGGCACCCAagtccagcagcagcagtggtgCCAGCAACTCGAcatcgcagcagcaacagcagcagccagtgAGCAgtaacaacagcagcggcagcagcaacaacagcttCACCAAGGCCAGTTCGCCCAACAATAATGGAGCACGTTCGGTGGgcggagcagctgcagcagctgcaactggcACAGGCACTGGCACTGCCACTGCAGCAGGCAGTCATCACCATCAGCCacatcaccaccatcatcatcatcatcaccaccatcagcatcacaaccaccagcagcagcagcaacagactAGCCTCAGCCAAGGACACGCCTCGTTAACCGTCGCCGGTGGATCAGCTGCagctggtggtggtgttggtggtaGTGGCAGCTCCTCGGGGACCGCCGCTGGTGGCACCAATCGCAAACCAAAGACGACTTCCTCATTCGAGATCACCTCGGTGACGGTGGGCCATCCAAAGCTGAATGCTGCCGGCGATACTGGGGACGAGTCGGCCGACGATCTGGACGAATCTCACACGGATGACAATAGTCGGATAACGGACCTGGAGAACGAGACGCCCTCCATGTCGGAAGACACGTTCTCCAAGGAGGAGGTGTACTATGCCAACAATGCCCTCAGCACCAATGCGCCGGTGATACCGACTAGCTCGCAATACGGCCTCGTCGTGGTGGATCCCATCGCCCCATCGTTGGGACAGACGATCCAGAACGTTCAGGTCAACGTGTCGGATAACATTATCAATGTGGTGAGCGGTGCCGTCACACCGGGCGGCACAAAGAAGAAGGACGACATTAAGGAGACGCAGCACCGCAGCGAGCGGTTCAAGGTGGTCAAAATTGAGTCCACGGAGCCGTTTAAGCGCGGCCGCTGGATGTGCATGGATTACCTGGATCACTCGAGTGTGGGTAATGGCGGTAATAACAACGAAAAGACTGGCTCTTCTACTTCCGAGGCGCACGCAGCCACAACGGATGGTGCAGCAGGTGTTGCCGTTGGGTCTGAGGCTCCGCCAACGGCCCACAAGACCACACAGAGTATGATTCTGCCACCCACCCAGAAGCTGAACGAGAACCATTTGGAGGCCAACTCGACCGATGCCAACTGGAACTATGccgagcaacagcagcagcagcagcaacaaacaatAGTTGGCAATGCCCTGACCAAGACATTGCCCGTGGCTCTTCGCAACG TGAGTCGCAGTTCCTCGGTAACCCCAAGTCCTAATGCCTCCGTCGAG TTCTTGTCTCCCAATTTGCtcgcccagcagcaacagctctTCGACAGCGTCAATGCCAATGCTGCCAGTTCACCAAATCCCGCCGGTGACCCCAACAACATGGACTATGCGCGAACGGCGGCGATGCAGCTGCATCAAACGTTGCAGCAGCTCAAGCAGCGCGAAGACGCCATGGACGTGCCGCCAGGTGGTTATGCCAACTACCAAAACGGTGGAGATTCTGCTGGTGGGGcggccagcaacaacaacagcgccGGAGCGGCAGCTGGAGAGTCACAGCTGAGCACCAGCTAtgttgagcagcagcagccattaTCCCCTGCGCCACTAACGCCCCAGGCCGCGCCCACATTCGCGGCTGTTGCTGCCGGGCAGTCGCCCAACTTCCAATTggagccacaacaacaacaacagcagcagcagcagcaagctaCATCGCAGATAGATGGAATAGTCCCACAGCCATTTAacccacaacagcaacagcagcagcaacagaccCCACAGCAATCAACAGCTcagcaagcagcaacaactgcaacatcTGCAGTggctgcaccaccaccacaacagACTTCAAACACTTCCAATGCAGCGGTAACCACTGGCCAGGGTCAGACAATGCCGCTGTTATCACACATGACCAGctacgagcagcagcagcctaatctgggagcagcagcagcagcagcagcaacaggaggCACAGCGGCAACATCGGTGGCTGCACCGCAAGCGATTCCCACGCTGCAATTGCAGAGTGCTCCCTCAACGATTGCCGATCCGCAGCAATTGATGgtgccacagcaacagcagcaggaggagcaacagccaacacagcaacagcagcagcagcagcaacaacaaccgctTCCGCCAGCAAATATCGCGAGTGCTAGTGCCAATAATAGTAATCTAAACCTAACGAATACGAATGTTGTGGCCAACGCCgaggcaacaacaaacgcGCTGACCTTGACCGATGAACAGGCGACCGCGACCGCgtcagttgcagctgcagttgcgaccggcgcagcagcagcaacgcagCAGCAAATCCAACAGCTACAACAGCAACCAAATGCAGAGTCCGAGACTGAAAG GTAA
- the LOC6527394 gene encoding protein bunched, class 2/F/G isoform isoform X4, translating to MAENQSAASEDSGHQQQQQHQQQQQHQQHQQTLATTSVTAASTTSVLANQSPTNSQASSPENSQEALPLLRRQQSAAAATVAAAAAATVAATSSNTSQQQQHRNSISNMFDRTVNAKFKPASSNAGPGNNPGRRNSMLTPSRGVSIGGAGGNIRKLTKVSSLTSNHHFAVCYPPSNIYQNSNNAGSNSALQRTTSESLRLNSLSRVAAAATPNTVSRASSNSSLATSTSTSLAPKSSSSSGASNSTSQQQQQQPVSSNNSSGSSNNSFTKASSPNNNGARSVGGAAAAAATGTGTGTATAAGSHHHQPHHHHHHHHHHHQHHNHQQQQQQTSLSQGHASLTVAGGSAAAGGGVGGSGSSSGTAAGGTNRKPKTTSSFEITSVTVGHPKLNAAGDTGDESADDLDESHTDDNSRITDLENETPSMSEDTFSKEEVYYANNALSTNAPVIPTSSQYGLVVVDPIAPSLGQTIQNVQVNVSDNIINVVSGAVTPGGTKKKDDIKETQHRSERFKVVKIESTEPFKRGRWMCMDYLDHSSVGNGGNNNEKTGSSTSEAHAATTDGAAGVAVGSEAPPTAHKTTQSMILPPTQKLNENHLEANSTDANWNYAEQQQQQQQQTIVGNALTKTLPVALRNVSRSSSVTPSPNASVEFLSPNLLAQQQQLFDSVNANAASSPNPAGDPNNMDYARTAAMQLHQTLQQLKQREDAMDVPPGGYANYQNGGDSAGGAASNNNSAGAAAGESQLSTSYVEQQQPLSPAPLTPQAAPTFAAVAAGQSPNFQLEPQQQQQQQQQQATSQIDGIVPQPFNPQQQQQQQQTPQQSTAQQAATTATSAVAAPPPQQTSNTSNAAVTTGQGQTMPLLSHMTSYEQQQPNLGAAAAAAATGGTAATSVAAPQAIPTLQLQSAPSTIADPQQLMVPQQQQQEEQQPTQQQQQQQQQQPLPPANIASASANNSNLNLTNTNVVANAEATTNALTLTDEQATATASVAAAVATGAAAATQQQIQQLQQQPNAESETERYV from the exons ATGGCCGAGAATCAAAGTGCGGCCAGCGAAGATTCCGgtcaccaacagcaacagcaacatcagcagcaacagcaacaccagcaacatcagcaaacACTAGCCACCACATCAGTCACGGCCGCATCAACCACATCGGTCCTAGCTAACCAATCGCCCACTAACTCGCAGGCCTCATCCCCTGAAAATTCCCAGGAAGCACTGCCCTTGCTGCGACGCCAGCAATCAGCCGCAGCAGCCACAGtagcagccgccgccgccgcaaCAGTTGCAGCCACAAGTAGCAACacatcgcagcagcagcagcatcgcaacagcatcagcaacatgTTCGATCGCACGGTGAATGCCAAGTTCAAGCCGGCGTCCTCAAATGCCGGACCAGGAAATAATCCGGGACGCCGGAACTCAATGCTGACACCATCCCGAGGAGTCAGTATCGGTGGCGCTGGCGGAAATATCCGTAAGCTGACCAAGGTCAGCTCGCTGACCAGCAACCATCACTTTGCTGTGTGCTATCCACCCAGCAACATCTATCAGAACAGCAACAATGCCGGCAGCAATTCGGCTTTGCAGCGCACCACCAGCGAAAGTTTGCGCCTGAACTCGCTGAGTCGCGTGGCAGCTGCCGCGACACCCAACACGGTGTCCAGAGCCAGTAGTAACTCCAGCCTGGCCACATCCACCTCCACATCGCTGGCACCCAagtccagcagcagcagtggtgCCAGCAACTCGAcatcgcagcagcaacagcagcagccagtgAGCAgtaacaacagcagcggcagcagcaacaacagcttCACCAAGGCCAGTTCGCCCAACAATAATGGAGCACGTTCGGTGGgcggagcagctgcagcagctgcaactggcACAGGCACTGGCACTGCCACTGCAGCAGGCAGTCATCACCATCAGCCacatcaccaccatcatcatcatcatcaccaccatcagcatcacaaccaccagcagcagcagcaacagactAGCCTCAGCCAAGGACACGCCTCGTTAACCGTCGCCGGTGGATCAGCTGCagctggtggtggtgttggtggtaGTGGCAGCTCCTCGGGGACCGCCGCTGGTGGCACCAATCGCAAACCAAAGACGACTTCCTCATTCGAGATCACCTCGGTGACGGTGGGCCATCCAAAGCTGAATGCTGCCGGCGATACTGGGGACGAGTCGGCCGACGATCTGGACGAATCTCACACGGATGACAATAGTCGGATAACGGACCTGGAGAACGAGACGCCCTCCATGTCGGAAGACACGTTCTCCAAGGAGGAGGTGTACTATGCCAACAATGCCCTCAGCACCAATGCGCCGGTGATACCGACTAGCTCGCAATACGGCCTCGTCGTGGTGGATCCCATCGCCCCATCGTTGGGACAGACGATCCAGAACGTTCAGGTCAACGTGTCGGATAACATTATCAATGTGGTGAGCGGTGCCGTCACACCGGGCGGCACAAAGAAGAAGGACGACATTAAGGAGACGCAGCACCGCAGCGAGCGGTTCAAGGTGGTCAAAATTGAGTCCACGGAGCCGTTTAAGCGCGGCCGCTGGATGTGCATGGATTACCTGGATCACTCGAGTGTGGGTAATGGCGGTAATAACAACGAAAAGACTGGCTCTTCTACTTCCGAGGCGCACGCAGCCACAACGGATGGTGCAGCAGGTGTTGCCGTTGGGTCTGAGGCTCCGCCAACGGCCCACAAGACCACACAGAGTATGATTCTGCCACCCACCCAGAAGCTGAACGAGAACCATTTGGAGGCCAACTCGACCGATGCCAACTGGAACTATGccgagcaacagcagcagcagcagcaacaaacaatAGTTGGCAATGCCCTGACCAAGACATTGCCCGTGGCTCTTCGCAACG TGAGTCGCAGTTCCTCGGTAACCCCAAGTCCTAATGCCTCCGTCGAG TTCTTGTCTCCCAATTTGCtcgcccagcagcaacagctctTCGACAGCGTCAATGCCAATGCTGCCAGTTCACCAAATCCCGCCGGTGACCCCAACAACATGGACTATGCGCGAACGGCGGCGATGCAGCTGCATCAAACGTTGCAGCAGCTCAAGCAGCGCGAAGACGCCATGGACGTGCCGCCAGGTGGTTATGCCAACTACCAAAACGGTGGAGATTCTGCTGGTGGGGcggccagcaacaacaacagcgccGGAGCGGCAGCTGGAGAGTCACAGCTGAGCACCAGCTAtgttgagcagcagcagccattaTCCCCTGCGCCACTAACGCCCCAGGCCGCGCCCACATTCGCGGCTGTTGCTGCCGGGCAGTCGCCCAACTTCCAATTggagccacaacaacaacaacagcagcagcagcagcaagctaCATCGCAGATAGATGGAATAGTCCCACAGCCATTTAacccacaacagcaacagcagcagcaacagaccCCACAGCAATCAACAGCTcagcaagcagcaacaactgcaacatcTGCAGTggctgcaccaccaccacaacagACTTCAAACACTTCCAATGCAGCGGTAACCACTGGCCAGGGTCAGACAATGCCGCTGTTATCACACATGACCAGctacgagcagcagcagcctaatctgggagcagcagcagcagcagcagcaacaggaggCACAGCGGCAACATCGGTGGCTGCACCGCAAGCGATTCCCACGCTGCAATTGCAGAGTGCTCCCTCAACGATTGCCGATCCGCAGCAATTGATGgtgccacagcaacagcagcaggaggagcaacagccaacacagcaacagcagcagcagcagcaacaacaaccgctTCCGCCAGCAAATATCGCGAGTGCTAGTGCCAATAATAGTAATCTAAACCTAACGAATACGAATGTTGTGGCCAACGCCgaggcaacaacaaacgcGCTGACCTTGACCGATGAACAGGCGACCGCGACCGCgtcagttgcagctgcagttgcgaccggcgcagcagcagcaacgcagCAGCAAATCCAACAGCTACAACAGCAACCAAATGCAGAGTCCGAGACTGAAAG